The following proteins come from a genomic window of Mycobacteriales bacterium:
- a CDS encoding hemerythrin domain-containing protein: MDNDVENPVDLLAVSSEPHDRALAALEDRVGPLAAVAWCSAHLAATDRVLYAAGKRRLPGGRGRVNALRAVDRSLQQALCRLDRRLTGDVHVADVPIATLADEVRDRLRQHAEAERELVEALSTALTAPEREKLAHRLARAMATAPSRPHPHNRHTPLSTLLCWADALVDRVRDAMDNRVDPTGRPARVVRPPGRWGCYLMGTPYPTDAVAADRPGASRGAADRPSSTPDREGGSSAA; this comes from the coding sequence ATGGACAACGACGTCGAGAATCCGGTCGATCTGCTGGCGGTGTCCAGCGAGCCGCACGACCGGGCCCTCGCCGCCCTGGAGGACCGTGTCGGTCCGCTCGCCGCGGTCGCCTGGTGCTCCGCGCACCTCGCCGCCACCGATCGGGTCCTCTACGCCGCGGGGAAGCGGCGGCTGCCCGGCGGGCGCGGGCGGGTGAACGCCCTGCGCGCGGTGGACCGCAGCCTGCAGCAGGCGCTGTGCCGGCTCGACCGGAGGCTGACGGGAGACGTGCACGTCGCAGATGTCCCGATCGCGACGCTGGCGGACGAGGTGCGGGACCGCTTGCGGCAGCACGCCGAGGCCGAGCGCGAGCTCGTCGAGGCCCTGTCCACGGCGCTCACCGCGCCCGAGCGGGAGAAGCTGGCGCATCGGCTGGCCCGCGCCATGGCGACGGCGCCGAGCCGGCCGCATCCGCACAACCGGCACACGCCGCTGTCCACGCTGCTCTGCTGGGCCGATGCCCTCGTGGACCGGGTGCGCGACGCCATGGACAACCGGGTCGATCCCACCGGCCGGCCGGCCCGCGTCGTCCGCCCGCCGGGCCGGTGGGGGTGCTACCTGATGGGGACGCCCTACCCCACGGATGCCGTGGCCGCGGACCGCCCGGGCGCCTCCCGCGGGGCAGCTGATCGACCGTCGTCAACTCCGGACCGAGAGGGGGGTAGCAGCGCGGCGTGA